From a single Mus musculus strain C57BL/6J chromosome 12, GRCm38.p6 C57BL/6J genomic region:
- the Efcab10 gene encoding EF-hand calcium-binding domain-containing protein 10, which produces MEPVADRELQAKLYLERHRIMELLNQLTSFLLFARPKKPREYLISLLERLRVAKATHVAFPYFMDNSNTVSMFEMMDMAGRGCISFVQYKEALKNLGLCTADEVLNDDGHIITLDTFRDEMNKRMEKMWSMF; this is translated from the exons ATGGAGCCTGTGGCTGACCGGGAGCTTCAGGCCAAGCTGTATTTAGAAAGACATCGGATCATGGAATTGCTGAATCAACTTACTAGCTTCCTCCTCTTTGCCCGACCAA AAAAACCAAGAGAGTATTTAATCTCTCTTTTGGAACGTCTGAGAGTTGCCAAGGCAACACACGTGGCATTTCCCTACTTTATGGACAACTCTAACACTGTGTCCATGTTTGAGATGATGGACATGGCCGGCAGAGGCTGCATATCATTTGTGCAGTATAAAGAAG CCCTAAAAAACTTGGGTCTGTGTACTGCAGATGAAGTTTTGAATGATGATGGACATATAATCACTCTGGATACATTCAGGgatgaaat